DNA from Brachyspira aalborgi:
TCGAGTCTCGAAGTGAGCAAATCGTCAACCTCCGCTCTGCCTTGCTCCAATTTTTGCATTTGAGTTGCAATTCTCGAATTTAACGCTCTTATCTGCGCTCTCTTGCTTGATATTAAATTTTTATAAGCGTTGAATCTCGATATATAAGTTTGCAATTGAGTATTATAATCTTTTTCAAGTTTTTCGTATTGAGCTATTACTCCATATAAAGAATTTTCAGCCATTTTATATTGCGCTTTATTAGCTCTGTCGCCAATCGGATAAGAAAATTGCAATCCCGCGAAAAAGTCTACATTAGTCATACTTCCAAAAGACTTAAAATAACCCGAAGTATTTGGAGTAATGCCGTTTAAGTTTACGCTTCCGACTATAGACAAATCGGGTAAATTTCCGCTTTTCATAGCCTCTAAAGTATATTCCGCTCTTAATTTTGATTGATATGCTATCTCTCCGTTTATGCTGTCTGCAAAAGCCACTTCTTCCATTTCCATATTATTTCCCAAATCAATATAAGCGTCCCAAACCGCGTGATCGGGACTATAATTTGTTATGTCGGGAATAAAAAAAGCTATCGTTGTTAAAAGACTATCTAAATAAACTTTATTTTGAGCGAAAGAATCGCTATAAATCATAGTTTGAGTTCTTGCATTTTGATAAGAGTCATTATCTATAAGTCCGCTTTGATATCTTGCTCTCATTTGATTTTCAAAAGCTCTCGCCGTTATATACATGCTTCTATAATACGATAATAATTTTTCATACATTATCCATTGATAATAAATTTTTTGATAAGACGCCAATACTGAAGAATCGTCTAATATTCTTTGGAGTTTTGCAATCGTTAGAGAATATTCTGCATTTTTTATCGGATATTTATCTAACGCTCCGAAAAAATTTCTTAATAAAGGTTGAGAAACTTCTATAGTAAGCGAAGGATAATAATGTTGAGCTTTTATACTATCGCCGTTATGATAATATAATTTTCCATCTAAATATGAATTATGCGTTAAATTAACCGACCATTTAGTTCCGCTATATGGAATTAAACTGCCTACTCCGATTCCCGCTCTTATTCCCGTAGCTTCCGCCGACTTTCCGCCTAAAGAAGATGATAAAGTTCCACTTCCATAAGTCCCAATCGCTCCAAGTTGCGCCGTTAAATTTACATCGCCCGAACTTTTTGCGCTTAAAAGATTCATCTCAGCATTTGTTTCGGCTACGGCGTTTATTTTCATTTCGGGTATCAAATCTCTTATCGCTTCCATATAAGACGAATAACTTACCGTATTTGTAGCTCCGTTTGAATTCGATTGAGCGTATAGATGCATGCTCAAAAATATTGACAAACAAACTGCAATTTTTATCGATTCTAATTTTATTAATTTTTTTAATTCTGTCATTAATTCTCCTTGATTGTTATTTTCTATTTCTTTTTTATCTCTTTATTTTTTATTTTGCTTCCCATTAAAAATAATATCGTTTTATAAATTGTTTCTACCAAATCGTCTAATTTTGTTTCCAAATCAATTTTATAATCTCTATTTTTATTGTAATATTTTGTTAAAATTAATTCCATCTCAATTCCTTTTAACATA
Protein-coding regions in this window:
- a CDS encoding TolC family protein, which codes for MTELKKLIKLESIKIAVCLSIFLSMHLYAQSNSNGATNTVSYSSYMEAIRDLIPEMKINAVAETNAEMNLLSAKSSGDVNLTAQLGAIGTYGSGTLSSSLGGKSAEATGIRAGIGVGSLIPYSGTKWSVNLTHNSYLDGKLYYHNGDSIKAQHYYPSLTIEVSQPLLRNFFGALDKYPIKNAEYSLTIAKLQRILDDSSVLASYQKIYYQWIMYEKLLSYYRSMYITARAFENQMRARYQSGLIDNDSYQNARTQTMIYSDSFAQNKVYLDSLLTTIAFFIPDITNYSPDHAVWDAYIDLGNNMEMEEVAFADSINGEIAYQSKLRAEYTLEAMKSGNLPDLSIVGSVNLNGITPNTSGYFKSFGSMTNVDFFAGLQFSYPIGDRANKAQYKMAENSLYGVIAQYEKLEKDYNTQLQTYISRFNAYKNLISSKRAQIRALNSRIATQMQKLEQGRAEVDDLLTSRLELATSQTQLLNLQYEFITTIFDYRSLLAMEYID